Proteins co-encoded in one Apus apus isolate bApuApu2 chromosome 22, bApuApu2.pri.cur, whole genome shotgun sequence genomic window:
- the TBCEL gene encoding tubulin-specific chaperone cofactor E-like protein, whose product MDQPSGRSFMQVLCEKYSPENFPYRRGPGMGVHVPATPQGSPMKDRLNLPSVLVLNSCGITCAGDENEIAAFCAHVSELDLSDNKLEDWHEVSKIVSNVPHLEFLNLSSNPLSLSVLERSCAGSFAGVRKLVLNNSKASWETVHTILQELPDLEELFLCLNDYETVSCSPVCCQSLKLLHITDNNLQDWTEIRKLGIMFPSLDTLILANNNLTTIEETEDSLARLFPNLRSINLHKSGLHCWEDIDKLNSFPKLEEVKLLGIPLLQSYTTEERRKLLIARLPSIIKLNGSIVADGEREDSERFFIRYYMEFPEEEVPFRYHELVTKYGKLEPLAVVDLRPQSSAKVEVHFQDKVEEMSIRLDQTVAELKKHLKTVVQLSTSNMLLFYLDQEAPFGPEEMKYSSRALHSYGIRDGDKIYVEPRMK is encoded by the exons ATGGACCAGCCCAGTGGAAGGAGTTTCATGCAAGTTCTTTGTGAGAAATACAGCCCTGAGAACTTCCCGTATCGCCGTGGGCCTGGCATGGGGGTGCATGTCCCAGCAACTCCACAGGGCTCCCCCATGAAAG ACCGCCTCAACCTCCCCAGCGTGCTGGTGCTGAACAGCTGTGGCATCACCTGTGCAGGGGATGAGAATGAAattgctgccttctgtgcccACGTCTCTGAGCTGGACCTTTCTGACAACAAGCTGGAAGACTGGCACGAG GTCAGTAAAATTGTGTCCAACGTTCCCCACTTGGAGTTTCTAAACTTGAGTTCCAACCCTCTCAGTTTGTCCGTTTTAGAGAGAAGTTGCGCCGGGTCTTTCGCTGGTGTTCGCAAACTTGTGCTCAACAACAGCAAAGCTTCCTGGGAAACAGTCCACACCATCCTGCAGGAATTACCAGA CTTGGAGGAGCTCTTCCTGTGCCTTAACGACTATGAAACAGTGTCTTGTTCTCCAGTTTGCTGCCAGTCTCTCAAATTACTCCACATAACTGACAATAATCTTCAAGACTGGACTGAAATTCGAAAATTGGGAATTATGTTTCCATCACTGGACACCCTTATTCTGGCCAACAACAACCTCACGACCATCGAAGAGACAGAAGATTCCCTGGCAAGGCTGTTCCCCAACCTGCGATCCATCAATTTGCACAAGTCAG GTCTGCATTGCTGGGAAGACATTGACAAGTTGAATTCTTTTCCCAAGCTTGAGGAAGTGAAATTGCTAGGAATCCCTTTGCTGCAGTCCTACACCACGGAGGAACGCAGGAAGCTGCTAATAGCCAG gtTGCCCTCCATCATCAAGCTCAACGGGAGCATCGTTGCTGATGGGGAACGAGAGGACTCGGAGCGGTTCTTCATCCGGTATTACATGGAATTCCCAGAGGAGGAAGTCCCATTCAG GTATCACGAGCTGGTCACGAAGTATGGGAAGCTGGAGCCCTTGGCAGTCGTGGATCTTCGGCCACAGAGCAGCGCGAAGGTGGAGGTTCACTTCCAGGATAAGGTGGAAGAGATGTCGATCCGTCTCGATCAGACTGTGGCAGAGCTGAAGAAGCACTTAAAAACTGTGGTGCAGTTGTCCACGAGCAACATGCTGCTCTTCTACTTGGACCAGGAAGCTCCTTTTGGGCCCGAGGAGATGAAATACAGCTCGCGAGCGCTGCACTCCTACGGCATCCGGGATGGAGATAAAATTTATGTGGAGCCCAGGATGAAATAA